Genomic segment of Arctopsyche grandis isolate Sample6627 chromosome 3, ASM5162203v2, whole genome shotgun sequence:
CATGCCGGCTCTTCCTGTTTTTACGGATTTCCTCTGTTTGGTATTCTAATTAGAAAAGTAATCAGTACGATTAAAGTAAcagattaaatacataaatcaataAGGGAACAGCGATATAAAAGTAGAGATTAGGTGGTTGATTAatattcagtggcggctcgtgcataggaactgcggcgctgcagcacccccagaaaaaatacaaaaaaatcacatttgtatacatttacaatttgtgaatataatttaaataagaatgattagatatttgacataatcattattaatgaatatgtcaaatatatctaaatacaagttgtaaatgcgatttttttgtaatttttctgggggtgctgtagcgccgcagttcctatgcacaaGCCAAATGGACAAGTTTGTAGATTAAAATGTGAGTTCTTGATAAGTGTGAGTAATATGATATGATGCTTTGTGGTAAATGGTAGTAGTAGGATAAATATGATTTGATATGACATATTTATCTGCGATAGCTGGGAAAAGTTCAGATAAAATGAACAAATTCTAATTAATGTCAATTGCCCTCACCCCTCCCTGGAAAAAAGTTGAAATTACGTCACTGATTGGCAAGGGTTGGGCTATATCTCCATCACGTTACTCGTTTTGTCAAAAGTtctaaatactacatacatattttcgtcaAAAATTCCATTGAAAATGGCCTTGTCAGACAATGAAGGAATTTTtgagttgtatgtatgtacatatatttatggttCTTATAATAATACCTTTCAATGGGGTGTGTATCTTAATCTCGAATGTGAAGATCTCAAAAATGTAAATCGGCTAATACAGTGGCAACTTTCCTTTCATGTTTATTAGTGACTAAAACATTCCTGCGTAGTATTAAATCGATGAGtatattttcgaaatttttgacttttacttTTTTATCTGCTGTTTTTCCGTCTTGATTCATCGTGCATATTTATTTACCCGTTGTCGAATGACCGACAACATTTCCTCACATTTGCCTTGTTCTTTATACCTTCTCTGTACACTCAACTATCAATCGATATGGTTAATGACATGCTactaaaaatattgtcataGACATTTAAGAGCTAAAAGCTGATCAGGATGCTTTCCAAAGCGCGTTATGTTAATTTATGTCAACGATCACTCAcagaacacaaaaaaaaaaaatcttcgacAATTTAATTTACTTGCTTTTTCCATTTCAggaaataaatttatgtttaaaaaatatcataaaaaaattcggcACCATCAAATTGGCCCCAGATAAAACACTTTATAATCCGAAAGAGGATCAATTATCCAAAATGgtttgttgaattatttttactcctttgtatttaaaatggattagatttttcaattttatattaatgtcgAATGcagttaaaaaaatctaaattatgaAATTTCTAATTATTTTCGTGGTCTGGAACAACATTACTTGGTAGCAGTTTTcagattttataatgaaaatgatctagaaaaaaactatatacattatatgtatgtatttgtaattttgtaacaataattaatataaCTAATATCTAACTTAAATCAAATgtacattattaatttttaatattgtgaAATAATTTACAAGTTGATTATATTAATCGCAGATACCGAGCATAGTTAAGAAGTCAAGAAAAACGAAACGGACTTCGTCCATGGAAGaagtaattaatattatttgaatttttttctttttcagtttCCTATATTTGTATACTACCATTCAGCTATTTATTCTTTCAGATGATGAAAAAAGTCAACACAAGTGAAATGCAACCAAAGGTTGTATTGTTAAATacagctaaaaataaaaataacctagAAGATCTGTAAGTGTGATAgatactaaatatgtatatagactaGCATAATCTGgccgatttttaaaatttttcgtCTGCTTGAACAGGGgtttctatatatatgtatgttatagttgaagtgtattttcagttgtaatatattttgactagttttaatatattccgtctaacccacgtaagttgatttctatggcgaattacattccaactggtcaaaatatattataactgaaaatatagtTCGACTATAAGTTTAGATGGAGAGTTGGAGTTTTCgtaaaaacgtcactcgactagtaaattgagttggaaagtcacatttttgagTTATAATACAGTACTAAtttcctttattcgtaatacctagcaaatattaacgtattATTAAATTCCAAAGCAATAAAGAAACTCAATTGTTATTTTACAATTGGTGCACATTGTTgacaatttactagttgaattgtattcgaacaCGAATGTTCTAAAACGCcagatggaatatattacaactgaaaatacactttgactgtaaaGCGGGCTCTTCACTCGCACCGTGCGCCGCCGCGAACACCGTTTGTGTGAGTCGAAATGTAAGTGTGTGCGTTTCGCGCGTTCGAGTTCGCGCCTCGCAGCGTCCCCCATGTTTTGTTCCGCGACGAAGGGACGCGTCACGACGACGAAACGAAacgcacacactcacatttcgaCTCACACACACGGTGAAAACGTGATTCCTTCGTCGCCGAGCTGTCGAATACCGGTTTGCGACGATCCCCGTTTTTGGTGGAGAACTTTGTGCGAagtccagtggcgtagctaccattTCGCAGAATGATGCAAACCATCACGGCCCACGCTCGATTTGTAACAATTTCACCGTATGCCACTGTTATACACTTGCGTATAAGCTAAGTAGGCGTGTCAATAACAAATCAGGTGTGGAGCTGCTCGAGTAAGAAAACATTACAGAAACGAAATTTTACTTTAAAGATTAGACGAAACCACTTTGGTGTTGAATCGTACATATGAGATTGTTAGTAAATTACAAAATTcatacgaagaaataaaatcaggaGCGAACAAACTGGCCAGGAAGtggggagaaatttttgcatcaggtcccaaaatttctagctacgccactggcgctaaggggttagtaaaaattagtaaaaagatGTCGCCACACTCATTGAGTTGCGGCGCGATTTTCACGGGCGAGTGAAGAGCCCGTTTAATATACGGCAAACAGATTATTGTACAAATTGCGATCGTGCGCATGCAATCGTTActacaaaaatcgcgaatacggaatatctagcACTCCAGTTtttgttagtacaatatttcgcgtgggcagctttcgattgatggagtttttgggccccagatgttccgtgatcgagattttaatgacATGCGCAAAATcgctttttgtggaattatCACCAAACCGTAACATACATCGATACAAAAATGTTGTGATCATTGATAGATATttagactatgtatgtattagtacCTCTTAACCCttcgagtgctgacgtcttttctgttgaaagcccgccacgttgAAATTTtccgccaacatttccaactagaattattttgaaatccaatagaaagcaggtataaaaattgtagctaatccaaccaaagcctagatcactaccctagataactactacTGAGGATTTCGAggtttgtaaaggtgtgttctatcgtgcaacaatataaaataagcaaaagaagACTAttattcattgttgttaaaatgtaatgctcacaatccaaatgccaagccacaatctaaaatactcagcagctataataataaacgttgacaaatgaatgatatggattacacgacccatgttcaatgcatttttttttcaatgctacctggaaagccttagcgggtagtattcttgtttactttgtgcatgctcaaaatacaacgcctatcggtgtttttcaggcccatggacttgttggaaaaacgccgatcggcgtaggtcatcattcaaagggttaaaagtatttaaaaaaacgttgaaatataattttttaatagtcAATGTTTACcttgtaaaatatgtttttcacTTGCTTAACatttttgtttacatgtagTTTATCCCTAATACCAAGCAGACAAAGAATTTATAAATTCCGAGTTTCAGTCAAATGCGTCTTAGCTTTTACCATATTTGtacttttattttgtataaacttATTTATTCCCATATTTTTAACAGAAAATCAATCAACTCTGATTTGGATAGTAGTATTGAGCTAAATTCATCAAATATTGATTCAACTGTAGATGAATATAAAGAGATAACTCTCATAGATGTTTCAGAAAATCAGATTGATAATAGTGACACAAttgattttaacaaaaataaaagaaagtcGTGTGAAGAGGATTTTGAAATTCCAACAAAATTAAGTAAAACCATTCACGCATGCGAAATGAATGGCAAAAGCAACAGACAGGAAGTCAATTCTGACTCTGATAAAATTATGATGGAATATATGGCAGcgttgaaaatatacaaaaaagaaaTTAGCCAAGAGATTTCTTCAAAAAAGACCTCCATGGATATAGTTTTGTCTAAAAACGATTTAGTGCCTTTGAATGGCTCCAGACAAAGCAATGACAGTGTAGGCGATGAGCAGACTTTAAAGGATGACAGTATTGTTTTAGATAACCTTGCAGAAACAATACCGATAGATACTTCGTTAATAACAGAAATTTATCCCGATGATACGGAAATGAAGACGGCTGGTAAAAATGACATTTTAGAGGAAAATAtttccagttgtaatacatttttggACAATACCTTATTTAATGATACCCCGGAGACCATTGCCTTTTCTCCTAATGAAAACTTAACTTCAGAATGTAATGAACTTCCCGAATTCGGAGAAATAAGCATTGACTGTATTGGGCCTGAATTTAAAGCAATACACTCTGATTATTTTGAATCATCTCCTGAATGCGATGACGTAGacgttgaaaaaatatattctaaatGTGATATAATCCAGACTGAGGTTATTACACCCAAAATAATAACATGCAATGCTTCATTTCCTATAAAAATTCCAGAtgaatttgtaaaatcaaaGCAAAATAAATCTAGAAATTTATACGCCAAATCAACGCCACAGAtgcaaaaatcacaaaaatcaaatttaaatgcaCCGAAGAATTGTTTTACAAAAGTTGGAACAGATTTCATCTCACCGTCTAATGATAAGCCACAAATCCTTAATGTTGAGATAATTGGCAAATCTCTGAAAGGAAACCCATGGCCTAAAAACCCCAAGAAATATCAAAGTCTTGCTGAGATTCGGGGTAAGAATCTGAAGAGAGTATCGGCTCTGGCAACTTGTCAACCAATGGATATCAATACACCATTAAACACGGAGTTAGCGGAATCAATGGATAAACATTCAAGCCCTCCACCGTCGTCTGAGAATCCTAATTCAGACGCTAAAACAAAATCCATAACTGACAAAATTATCAGTGTAGACAgcgctaataataataaaacattaacaaCGAATGTGCGACCCAATTTTAATCAGGGTCAGGTACTTGCGGATAAAATAATCAGTGCCAAAAATGTTGCAAATGGGTCAAAGCTCCTATCTCGTTTAACAGCtcctttaattaaaaaaaatgcgattCGAAAAGTAgttaaaaggaaaataatacctcACAATATAATAACCAATAATACACAAGAATCGAATAAAGGTAAATTTATACTTTTTgtcatatattttgatattattatagatattaaaaatgtgtttttgttttagaaacAATGACTTCAATTCCCGTTAGTACTGCGATAGTTAATGATCATATGCCACCTTCAACACCAACAGAAAATTGTTCCATATTATTCAATGTCAGAAGTTTAGATGatagatttaatatattttctaaaCCAGCATCTACTTCGACTTCTGTAGCTGCAAATGTCATGCAGGTAagatattttgtttaaaatatatcatttaacCCTTCATCAATGAAGCAGGCCTTGCGAGTGACCTCGTTTTTACGTTTTTACGCCTGTGtgtgttgcacacatttgtacatatggtaggcgcggcCCTCCCAGTAAGACAAAAGTTATTAAAAAGTGATATTGAGTAATATGAACAAAATATTGAGTAATATAAACGAAAGTAtcaagaatatacatacactagtacataaataatttaaaagattaaaataaaacaatgaaatattgtttttttaaaatactacatAATACTAATTTTGATCAAAATCCGATCAACtcttagtacataaaaaaaatacaaatcgtGTAGTCttaatatttttgactgttctaagtggaaaaaatcctacttccggtttatttaacttgttgatttttttttatttgatacaataattatactggAATTTTTTTGTGCAAAGCACTTATTTAAAGAGTCGAAAAGAATAGTAGAAGAAAAGGCGAACGAGATTAAACTGACGGAACTTTactaaattttatgtattacttggtattaagcttctaaatatgaaatttcacttAAATATAATGATAGGTCTTAGAGtctttatactaaaaaaaaggtGTTTATACTCAAAAAACCTCGAAACACTAAAGGTCTGAACGCACTATGCGTCAGTCGACTGCTACGACACGACACGGCAatgttgatacaaaaggcaactctgtcgcgtgacgcgtagtgcgcgatgtctcatacaatttcatacaaacaatatttggtcgcgtactgacGTTTCGTGTCGTATCGGTCGACTGACGCATAGTGCATTCAGACCTTAAAGCAGGCTTTGGAAACTTACATATGACTCATTCGACAGTTTCAAGTGACCCGTTTGAGTTAGTCagttaaaggtctgaccgcactatgcgtctgcgacacgaacggcagcgtgcggccaaatattgtttgtatgaaattgtatgagatataacgcactacgcgtcacgcgacagagttgccttttgtatcaactttgccgtgttgtgtcgtgctgcagcagtcgactgccgtatagtgcggtcagaccttaaggcTTGAAAtttacgtcatatcgataagcGTTTCAGTAACTGATTCTAAGTTTCAGTGTGATGGGATTAACGTTCAAATTAACTCCAGAATACaaagacacattttttttaaccatgAAATGTAtgcagtgatcgattctgattttgaatttgtcaaaatcttgagtttgaattttcgcacgaACACCAAATttcttctattgttactacttacttagataaagtaaaaatatttaaaaatttctgcATTAAAAAATACTAGTTAAGGATGGTAGTGGTAAGTCATACTGGTGACCATTCGTTTGTATATTCTCGTTGATCGATGGATCAATGCGtaacagctatattttcgtcaGTAGGGGATTGTTATTGCTTTTGTCGCCATTGGTGCGTGTCGGCTGTGAACCGGTTTGTCTGAGtttcttaaatattttgttgCACACGCTTATTGAAAAGTAAGGGCGCAGGCTGATCATATGGATTAACATTGGCATGAGACACGCCCACTTACAGCTGAAGTCaacctaggcatgccgtgccaTACGATTCTGTGTAAGGGGCCGCTAAGAAATATTGTCAATTTGTCCGCAAACATATTTCTATGTACAAAATGCCCAACTTATGGTAAGAACATATTGAATGGAATGGAACGACACGCCTTGGTAGACTCTAGCTCTGAGAGGCGTCTCTTAATGTCTGTGTTAAtgcgtacgatcttattatattttgtcaAATGCAATTTTGGAATCATATCGCCAAAagtaaacaaaaacaacaatatTTTGAGTCCTACATACTATAAGTATTCCATCAGATGTTGGTGTCTGAGGGCGCAGACACAGAGTATTATACgtcacgtgtttttttttagatttatttatttttacatatatataccaggatggcctagcaggtaaacctcaattcgccttcctagacaattaattacaaacattgcagcattttttattacataaatcgctgtatttcgagaggctgaagaacactaaattaataatgaattaatccataaacatctatggatttgtacatacatttttacatattgtacataaataaaattcagacaTTTGTGACAGAATgatttttgctaattttgatgaaggaaccgtttcaacaatgaaatcagataaatttgcctCGGATATtatgacttggagtcacaaatatccaagtctgaccagcagcattaaagattagcacgggatcgaacccggtaacctcccAGTGCTTAGCATAAACGTaactaccgagccatactgcacatgtaaaaaaaaaaaaacgctagccaAAACTCACCCTCTGGAGGGTTTTcggtaatatatttaaattgtattgacataggtttaaaagtgattcctatatttgaagagacgtaggagaaacttgttgaaataataatatagtacgaattaacaatgacataagacACACCCATTCCCAGCTGaagtctacctaggcatgcagtgccgtacgattctgtgtaGCTGCGCTTATAAGCAACGAGTTCAATAGTTCACGTGTTTACGCAAAGTTTTAGAAACTCTGACATTGCTGTGTCAACCATTTCTCGTAACGACCTCGCACTTGCCCTTTGGGTTTGTTCTTGAACATAGGCATTTGTCGtaatttttgattataaaaacagTTAAAAGTGTGTTATAAAACTAAAACTTTTCATGTTAacgtataaaggtctgttcacacctatccagcacgacccgtatcctgcaggtgtcatgcaagtgcggatagcattctttgatacattatatggacgtattcatactccattcgcatttacgcattcatgcgcgtccatatagaatgtaccaaataatactatccgcacttgcatgacacctgcaggatacgggtcgtgctggtaggtatgaacagaccttaaaacggttaatggtataaatatattggtacttattggttatacggAGGCATCTGACACCTAGAGGTCATTCATGTAACTGACATGCATTCGTATGGGTTAGTGCATGTACTCGATGCTTGGATGCGCCCGCATAACCAAGAAGTACcaatatattgaacccattttgTGTTTAAAAGGctgtttttgataaaaaaaatccaccaAGGTCGCACACAACCCCCGTTAGCATCATTCGCAACTTCCTGTACTTggtgaattattttttgtttatatactgATAGTATTGAGTACCAGGACAAAAGAATGATGAAAAAACACGTATTTGCGCCATTTTATTTCACTGCAAATTTCATGCCACCCCTTCCATTTTCAGTTGCTTTATATTGTGTGATTTTTACAGTCGAATTGCCCAGTTTCAACCGATAATATAATACCTGGATGTATGGGACCTTTACATAAACAAATAGCAGACAGTTCCCaaattgtatgtatagtatgatttaaaaaaattattcattataatataaacaataattgaCGTTGCTTTTATTTACAGTTGTTGGAACATTTCAAGTTATTGTTAATGAATACATTGACCAGTGTATCGTCTACCTCTCCAGAAGCTGCCGAGGTCAGGCACAAACTTGAAATTGAAAGGCTTGTAATGCAACATAAAATGGAAATAGGGGAGATACAACTTTGTTCCCGTACGTACTGAATGGAAACAAAATATACCTTTTATTGTATTCATGCGATGATTTAAATAACTtacggtatgtatgtatgtacgttgcagATATCATTTTGGATGAAATGCGCACCACTTTAGATAGAGCGAGAGAAAAGGCTCTCGAGGATTTATCATGTCTTGCTAAGTCACAACTTGAAAGCGTCAAGTCAAAACAGTGGTATGTTGTATAATTGTATGATATATCCATCAATATACGTGTGAAAATCgtttacaaatttgaatttatccACAGGTGTGCACATTGTAAGAATTTATCGCGTTATTACTGTTGTTGGAATACCTCGTATTGCGACGCATCCTGCCAAAAAATTCATTGGCCATTACACAGTTCTTCTTGTCAAAGAGTGAGTATTTTCTAACCTcaagttaataataaattttggtaCTTATTGGTTAGCCACAACATAGTGTACTGGTAAAGCTATTGCATATCTactaatttatctaatttacctgtaaggccttcctggtatatatgtaaataaaataaaatatcagtagACAGGTT
This window contains:
- the LOC143909590 gene encoding uncharacterized protein LOC143909590; this encodes MDDETIEDPADSPILKTERRSGAREMLSLIKSAKESKIIKEFTEIPNQKRRSRRDLTKIPKKKRRTSTKEYFTKQKVNAEKRSSSVCRMSTEVGPKPDKKSFYLPVQTSPVNAESKPLEKSKRRSSCPEINLDNGSKNDGMQSFILITKNSKGQSIDPFCWRCHKSRTHINCSICPKAFHIRCLPNKLPDLSEWTCIECAELNRTTICPLVLSQLSELLQYAMNRMKAILGAEPFMNSVDSKEFPEYYQYIVKPMYLEKLQENINERRYISTNAFETDCQWIVHNSIIFNSAHSKLTTTAKAILKACKDEMKEIEVCPQCYRNANTVPEKWFTEVCDPPHILLWAKLKGFPYWPAKGMALSGTSMVDVRFFGDHNKAWVPSKDCFLYSLKNPNKNVKIKQNDLKKAVEEINLCLKNIIKKFGTIKLAPDKTLYNPKEDQLSKMIPSIVKKSRKTKRTSSMEEMMKKVNTSEMQPKVVLLNTAKNKNNLEDLKSINSDLDSSIELNSSNIDSTVDEYKEITLIDVSENQIDNSDTIDFNKNKRKSCEEDFEIPTKLSKTIHACEMNGKSNRQEVNSDSDKIMMEYMAALKIYKKEISQEISSKKTSMDIVLSKNDLVPLNGSRQSNDSVGDEQTLKDDSIVLDNLAETIPIDTSLITEIYPDDTEMKTAGKNDILEENISSCNTFLDNTLFNDTPETIAFSPNENLTSECNELPEFGEISIDCIGPEFKAIHSDYFESSPECDDVDVEKIYSKCDIIQTEVITPKIITCNASFPIKIPDEFVKSKQNKSRNLYAKSTPQMQKSQKSNLNAPKNCFTKVGTDFISPSNDKPQILNVEIIGKSLKGNPWPKNPKKYQSLAEIRGKNLKRVSALATCQPMDINTPLNTELAESMDKHSSPPPSSENPNSDAKTKSITDKIISVDSANNNKTLTTNVRPNFNQGQVLADKIISAKNVANGSKLLSRLTAPLIKKNAIRKVVKRKIIPHNIITNNTQESNKETMTSIPVSTAIVNDHMPPSTPTENCSILFNVRSLDDRFNIFSKPASTSTSVAANVMQSNCPVSTDNIIPGCMGPLHKQIADSSQILLEHFKLLLMNTLTSVSSTSPEAAEVRHKLEIERLVMQHKMEIGEIQLCSHIILDEMRTTLDRAREKALEDLSCLAKSQLESVKSKQWCAHCKNLSRYYCCWNTSYCDASCQKIHWPLHSSSCQRLKSMHGADGKRLDIMQVIPQLSPAPAERNRYM